In one window of Frigoriglobus tundricola DNA:
- a CDS encoding zinc ribbon domain-containing protein → MRLICPHCMSGVTVPDDAAGKEATCSNCGKSFPTPARYAATVVPEVPAVAGPIDPVRTSPHPEPPPMSSTVPPVAPPGYVPPAPPPTPDGFLTPAASAGPVQAGYAHSFGITISPHVVSWLPAALLLFVMVFTFFPWVGCYSGGVPVYSQRPWTAVYGSVSPNFELEDAVSIPPGWQNKVSSDWPLMVPYLVLLLLATALAWADRGLHAFDPRKIPPLARVWPHRQTIVCVLATLAFLLAALQVSNGFGMERAIRKQVGEEFTAKQQLTTEPHQKEKLAWRIDQEYYRYKLERTTWMYLALLFNLFAALAVILRLGLDRRGPKPPPKILLHY, encoded by the coding sequence ATGCGGCTGATTTGCCCGCACTGCATGAGCGGTGTGACGGTGCCCGACGATGCGGCCGGCAAGGAGGCCACGTGCTCGAACTGCGGGAAGTCGTTCCCGACGCCGGCGCGGTACGCCGCGACAGTGGTGCCCGAAGTGCCGGCCGTGGCCGGGCCGATCGACCCCGTAAGAACGTCCCCCCATCCGGAACCCCCGCCGATGTCGTCTACCGTTCCCCCAGTCGCGCCGCCCGGCTATGTGCCGCCGGCCCCCCCCCCGACCCCGGACGGGTTCCTGACGCCCGCCGCGTCCGCCGGCCCGGTTCAGGCCGGCTACGCGCACTCGTTCGGCATCACGATTTCGCCGCACGTCGTGTCGTGGCTGCCCGCGGCGCTGCTGCTGTTCGTGATGGTGTTCACGTTCTTCCCCTGGGTGGGCTGCTACTCCGGCGGGGTGCCCGTGTATTCGCAGCGCCCGTGGACCGCGGTATACGGGTCGGTGAGCCCGAACTTCGAACTGGAAGACGCCGTTTCGATTCCCCCCGGGTGGCAGAACAAGGTGTCCTCCGACTGGCCGCTCATGGTGCCGTACCTGGTTCTGTTGCTCTTGGCGACCGCACTGGCGTGGGCGGACCGTGGGCTGCACGCGTTCGACCCGCGGAAGATTCCGCCGTTGGCCCGGGTGTGGCCGCACCGCCAGACGATCGTGTGCGTGCTCGCGACCCTGGCGTTCTTGCTGGCGGCCCTTCAAGTGTCGAACGGGTTCGGAATGGAGCGGGCGATCCGCAAGCAAGTGGGTGAGGAATTTACGGCGAAGCAACAGCTCACGACCGAACCTCACCAAAAAGAGAAGCTCGCTTGGCGGATCGACCAGGAGTACTATCGGTACAAGCTGGAACGGACGACGTGGATGTACCTGGCGCTGCTGTTCAACCTGTTCGCAGCCTTGGCCGTGATCCTGCGGCTGGGGCTCGACCGCCGCGGACCCAAGCCGCCGCCGAAGATCCTCCTGCACTACTGA
- a CDS encoding NAD(P)H-hydrate dehydratase yields the protein MDATPIHELPRLPRRAAAGHKGTYGKVLVVAGSRGMSGAAVLCGRAALRAGAGLVQVASPVDVQEVVAAGCPAYMTTGIRQHADGSFGDGTAEETFDLARSADVLAIGPGLGRGQGTGTFVRSVLDEITDKPVVLDADGLFAVSPFTGVARRTAPLVLTPHPGEFARLTGDAAPTTDAERHKQAVAFARMFGCVLLLKGSGTLVTDGANLYRNTTGNPGMATGGSGDVLTGVIAALIGQGLGALDAAVLGAWVHGRAGDLGAGAIGQTALTAPDLVEHLPAAFRELETHW from the coding sequence ATGGACGCAACGCCGATTCACGAGTTACCCCGGCTCCCGCGGCGCGCGGCCGCCGGCCACAAGGGCACTTACGGCAAGGTGCTGGTGGTGGCCGGGAGCCGCGGGATGAGCGGCGCGGCGGTGCTGTGCGGCCGGGCCGCGCTCCGGGCCGGGGCCGGGCTCGTGCAGGTCGCCTCTCCGGTTGACGTGCAAGAGGTCGTGGCGGCCGGGTGCCCCGCGTACATGACGACCGGCATCCGCCAGCACGCGGACGGCTCGTTCGGAGACGGCACCGCGGAAGAGACGTTCGATCTGGCCCGGTCCGCTGACGTCCTCGCGATCGGCCCCGGGCTCGGCCGCGGGCAGGGAACCGGGACGTTCGTCCGCAGCGTGTTGGATGAGATCACCGACAAGCCGGTGGTGCTGGACGCCGACGGCCTGTTCGCGGTGTCGCCGTTTACGGGCGTGGCCCGCCGGACCGCGCCACTCGTGCTGACGCCCCACCCGGGCGAGTTCGCGCGGCTCACCGGCGATGCCGCACCGACGACCGACGCCGAGCGGCACAAGCAGGCGGTCGCGTTCGCCCGGATGTTCGGCTGCGTGCTGCTGCTGAAGGGCTCCGGGACGCTCGTGACCGACGGGGCGAACCTGTACCGGAATACGACCGGGAACCCCGGGATGGCGACCGGCGGCTCGGGCGACGTGCTTACGGGCGTGATCGCGGCCCTGATCGGCCAGGGGCTGGGCGCGCTGGACGCGGCAGTGCTGGGCGCGTGGGTTCACGGGCGGGCCGGCGACCTCGGTGCGGGCGCGATCGGTCAGACGGCGCTCACGGCCCCCGATCTGGTGGAACATCTCCCGGCGGCGTTTCGCGAACTGGAAACTCACTGGTAG
- a CDS encoding trehalase family glycosidase has protein sequence MPPPIARTGYQPVLEYIEGFWDRLVRFHPHDSGTLIGLPRPYLVPATDPVRPLFQEMYYWDSFFTSLGLVGTSHEWLVFDMAENMAALIERFGFVPNGNRYYFTSRSQPPFFTMLVRLAHGIKAARGDADADEYLRRMIRLAVREHEICWLGEKHPHERRKYRGLSRYHDINYSHFLASCESGWDHSTRCDGDRPGSEAGRWMDFLPVCLNSILYAREVDQAWALGQLGAAGEAQYWRGAAEARGETMRELMWDAKKGFFFDFDWKREDRCPCLSAAGFFPLWAGLATQEQANEVVARWLPQFLLPGGLVTSLEPFPGRQWAYPNGWAPLNWIAAAGLDRYGFAAEAAEVRRRWCNTCAHGFTTLGTMLEKYNVADPHRAPEAGHYGLVEGFGWTNGVFVDFARTLARGA, from the coding sequence ATGCCGCCGCCGATCGCCCGCACCGGCTACCAGCCGGTGCTCGAGTACATTGAGGGCTTCTGGGACCGGCTCGTGCGGTTCCACCCGCACGACTCCGGCACCCTGATCGGGCTCCCCCGGCCGTACCTCGTCCCCGCCACCGACCCGGTGCGCCCGCTGTTCCAGGAGATGTACTACTGGGACAGCTTCTTCACCTCGCTCGGCCTCGTCGGCACGTCGCACGAGTGGCTCGTGTTCGACATGGCCGAGAACATGGCCGCGCTGATCGAGCGGTTCGGGTTCGTCCCCAACGGCAACCGGTACTACTTCACCTCGCGGAGCCAGCCGCCGTTTTTCACGATGCTGGTCCGGCTCGCGCACGGTATCAAAGCGGCGCGGGGCGACGCGGACGCGGACGAGTACCTGCGGCGCATGATCCGGCTGGCGGTCCGGGAGCACGAGATCTGCTGGCTGGGCGAGAAGCACCCGCACGAGCGGCGGAAGTACCGCGGGCTGTCGCGGTACCACGACATCAACTACAGTCACTTCCTGGCGTCGTGCGAGAGCGGCTGGGACCACTCCACGCGGTGCGACGGCGACCGCCCCGGGAGCGAGGCCGGGCGGTGGATGGACTTCCTGCCGGTGTGCCTGAACAGCATCCTGTACGCCCGCGAGGTGGACCAGGCGTGGGCGCTGGGCCAGCTCGGCGCGGCGGGCGAGGCGCAGTACTGGCGCGGCGCGGCCGAGGCCCGCGGGGAGACCATGCGCGAGCTGATGTGGGACGCCAAGAAGGGGTTCTTCTTCGACTTCGACTGGAAGCGCGAGGACCGCTGCCCGTGCCTGTCGGCGGCCGGCTTCTTCCCGCTGTGGGCCGGGCTGGCGACCCAGGAGCAGGCGAACGAGGTGGTGGCGCGGTGGCTCCCGCAGTTCCTGCTCCCGGGCGGGCTCGTCACCTCGCTGGAACCGTTCCCGGGCCGGCAGTGGGCGTACCCGAACGGGTGGGCGCCGCTCAACTGGATCGCGGCGGCGGGTCTGGACCGGTACGGCTTCGCGGCCGAGGCGGCCGAGGTGCGGCGGCGCTGGTGCAACACCTGCGCCCACGGGTTCACGACGCTCGGCACGATGCTCGAAAAGTACAACGTGGCCGACCCGCACCGCGCGCCGGAAGCCGGGCACTACGGCCTCGTGGAGGGCTTCGGGTGGACGAACGGCGTGTTCGTGGACTTCGCCCGCACACTCGCCCGCGGCGCGTAA
- the treZ gene encoding malto-oligosyltrehalose trehalohydrolase: MPEVEYARRYPYGAEVVPGEGTQFRLWAPICTRIEVVIEGGSATELRAEGNGWFSGLVRGAFAGDRYRYRIDGEPSLFPDPASRFQPGGPHGPSEVVDPRAFVWHDPEWTGVPAEGQVLYEIHIGTFTPEGTWAAAIGRLPDLADLGVTAVCVMPVADFPGRFGWGYDGVCLYAPTRLYGPPDDMRRFVDAAHAQGLGVVLDVVYNHFGPDGNYIREFAPQFLSKIHKTEWGEPFNFDGLDSGPVREFFVANAGYWVDEFHIDGLRLDATQAIFDDSPEHVIAALQKRVRQVARGRATFIMGENEPQEANLVKPVDEGGFGLDALWNDDLHHSARVALTGKNEGYFTDYLGAPQELVSAAKWGFLYQGQQYRWHRRRRGTPAFGVPRNRFVCFIENHDQVANSGRGLRIHQLTSPGRYRAVTAYLLLGPGTPMLFQGQEYASTKPFLYFADHYPELAALVHGGRREAMRRFRSLAGPEGQKLIPDPAAPATFEACKLDPAERSLRGEWVALHKDLLALRNADPALRAGHTGGHLDGAVLGTNAFVLRFFHPDAGDRLLIVNLGRDLVLEPAPEPLLAPPARGSHWHPIWSSEDPKYGGHGTAPLDTDDNWQIPGEAAVLLAARGGAEVPSYKVPVSG; the protein is encoded by the coding sequence ATGCCCGAGGTCGAATACGCCCGTCGGTACCCTTACGGGGCGGAGGTCGTGCCCGGTGAGGGAACGCAGTTCCGCCTCTGGGCACCGATCTGCACGCGCATCGAGGTCGTGATCGAAGGCGGTTCGGCGACCGAACTCCGCGCCGAAGGGAACGGCTGGTTCTCCGGACTGGTGCGGGGCGCGTTCGCCGGGGACCGGTACCGGTACCGGATCGACGGCGAGCCGTCGCTGTTCCCGGACCCGGCGTCGCGGTTCCAGCCCGGCGGCCCGCACGGCCCGTCGGAGGTCGTCGACCCGCGCGCGTTCGTGTGGCACGACCCCGAATGGACCGGCGTGCCGGCGGAAGGGCAGGTGCTGTACGAGATCCACATCGGCACGTTCACGCCCGAGGGCACATGGGCCGCGGCCATCGGCCGGTTGCCGGACCTGGCCGATCTCGGCGTGACCGCCGTGTGCGTGATGCCGGTCGCGGACTTCCCCGGCCGGTTCGGCTGGGGCTACGACGGCGTGTGCCTCTACGCCCCCACGCGGCTCTACGGGCCGCCCGACGACATGCGCCGGTTCGTGGACGCCGCCCACGCGCAGGGGCTCGGCGTGGTCCTCGACGTGGTGTACAACCACTTCGGGCCGGACGGGAACTACATCCGCGAGTTCGCCCCGCAGTTCCTCAGCAAGATCCACAAGACCGAGTGGGGCGAGCCGTTCAACTTCGACGGCCTGGACTCCGGGCCGGTGCGCGAGTTCTTCGTCGCCAACGCCGGCTACTGGGTGGACGAGTTCCACATCGACGGCCTGCGCCTCGACGCCACCCAGGCCATCTTCGACGACTCGCCGGAGCACGTGATCGCGGCCCTGCAAAAGCGCGTGCGCCAGGTGGCGCGCGGCCGCGCGACGTTCATCATGGGCGAGAACGAGCCACAGGAGGCGAACCTGGTGAAGCCGGTGGACGAGGGCGGGTTCGGGCTGGACGCCCTGTGGAACGACGACCTGCACCACTCGGCCCGCGTGGCGCTCACCGGCAAGAACGAGGGCTACTTCACCGACTATCTGGGCGCCCCGCAGGAGCTGGTGAGCGCCGCGAAGTGGGGCTTCCTGTACCAGGGGCAGCAGTACCGGTGGCACCGGCGGCGCCGCGGCACGCCGGCCTTCGGCGTCCCGCGCAACCGGTTCGTGTGCTTCATCGAGAACCACGACCAGGTCGCCAACTCCGGCCGCGGGCTCCGGATCCACCAGCTCACCAGCCCCGGCCGGTACCGCGCGGTCACCGCGTACCTGCTGCTCGGTCCCGGCACGCCCATGCTCTTCCAGGGCCAGGAGTACGCCAGCACCAAGCCCTTCCTCTATTTCGCCGACCACTACCCGGAACTGGCCGCGCTGGTCCACGGCGGGCGCCGCGAGGCCATGCGCCGGTTCCGGTCCCTGGCGGGGCCGGAGGGGCAGAAGCTGATCCCCGACCCGGCCGCCCCGGCCACGTTCGAGGCGTGCAAGTTGGACCCGGCCGAGCGTTCGTTGCGTGGCGAGTGGGTGGCCCTTCACAAGGACCTGCTCGCGCTGCGGAACGCCGACCCCGCGCTGCGGGCCGGGCACACCGGCGGGCACCTGGACGGCGCCGTGCTGGGCACCAACGCGTTCGTGCTGCGGTTCTTCCACCCGGACGCGGGCGACCGGTTGCTGATCGTGAACCTGGGGCGCGATCTGGTCCTGGAGCCGGCCCCCGAGCCGCTTTTGGCCCCGCCGGCACGCGGATCGCATTGGCACCCGATCTGGTCCAGTGAGGACCCGAAGTACGGCGGGCACGGAACCGCCCCGCTGGACACCGACGACAACTGGCAGATCCCGGGCGAGGCCGCCGTGCTCCTGGCGGCCCGCGGGGGCGCGGAAGTTCCGAGCTACAAGGTTCCCGTTTCCGGTTGA
- the treY gene encoding malto-oligosyltrehalose synthase, producing the protein MSFWRVASDEINYRRFFDVNELAALSMEREDVFRAVHRKWIGWVADGLADGLRIDHPDGLFDPKQYLDRLQSYYQLAVAERAGEEPTPSPSLKGGAQDLRSPDASGGSKEASRAVTPLPSGRGVGCPLYVVVEKILGDGEALPADWVCDGTAGYEFTNAVNGLFVDPGGEPALTDVYQRFTGHGERFADAAHDGKMQILSSSLASELLSLSHQLDRLARLDRRSRDFTLNGIRRALREVIACFPVYRSYVNGGASPTDKAAVGRAVHRARKRNPTLGKSLFDFIRNTVLLADPPDGPAGDEYRALQRRFAGKFQQVTAPVTAKGVEDTALYVYNRLGSLNEVGGEPARFGWAPERLHAFLAERGRTQPGGLCPLSTHDTKRSEDVRARLNVLSELPEEWGAAVARWADRNRRHKAESADADPAPDANEEWLLYQTLVGAWDGPPTPEFVARIQAYMKKALAEAKVHSSWINPDTDYEDEVAGFVQKVLDPAVSGAFLADLTAFAERVAAFGRVNSLAQTVIRCTVPGVPDTYQGTELWDLSLVDPDNRRPVDYDTRVALLAEIDAARQRRAGAAGWPWTCQAAERPAGQAPGDGRGAPQPEGAPALFADGAYVPLTATGERANHVFAFARVLGDQAAVVAVPRLVAKLVPGADRPPLGRKVWGDTMVTLPPDIPHGRYRNALTGERLSLSDDPIEAAELFGVFPVAVYVRE; encoded by the coding sequence TTGAGCTTCTGGCGGGTGGCGTCCGACGAGATCAACTACCGCCGGTTCTTCGACGTGAACGAACTGGCCGCGCTCAGCATGGAGCGCGAGGACGTGTTCCGCGCGGTCCACCGGAAGTGGATCGGCTGGGTCGCGGACGGGCTCGCCGACGGGCTCCGCATCGACCACCCGGACGGGCTGTTCGACCCCAAACAGTATCTCGACCGGCTGCAATCGTACTACCAGCTCGCGGTCGCCGAGCGGGCGGGCGAAGAACCCACCCCCAGCCCCTCCCTGAAGGGAGGGGCGCAAGATCTCCGGAGCCCCGATGCCTCCGGTGGGTCCAAGGAGGCTTCCCGGGCCGTCACCCCCCTCCCTTCAGGCAGGGGGGTGGGTTGCCCCCTCTACGTCGTGGTGGAGAAGATCCTCGGTGACGGCGAGGCGCTCCCGGCGGACTGGGTGTGCGACGGCACCGCCGGCTACGAGTTCACGAACGCCGTGAATGGGCTGTTCGTGGACCCGGGCGGCGAGCCGGCGCTGACCGACGTGTACCAGCGCTTCACCGGGCACGGCGAGCGGTTCGCGGACGCCGCGCACGACGGCAAAATGCAGATCCTCAGCTCGTCGCTGGCGAGCGAGCTGTTGTCGCTGTCGCACCAGCTCGACCGCCTCGCGCGGCTCGACCGCCGGTCGCGCGACTTCACCCTGAACGGCATCCGCCGGGCGCTGCGCGAGGTGATCGCGTGCTTCCCGGTCTACCGCTCCTACGTGAACGGCGGGGCGTCCCCGACGGACAAGGCCGCGGTGGGCCGCGCGGTTCACCGCGCCCGGAAGCGGAACCCCACGCTCGGCAAGTCGCTGTTCGACTTCATCCGCAACACGGTGCTCCTCGCCGACCCGCCGGACGGCCCGGCCGGCGACGAGTACCGCGCCCTCCAGCGCCGGTTCGCGGGCAAGTTCCAACAGGTGACGGCGCCGGTCACCGCCAAGGGCGTCGAGGACACGGCGCTCTACGTGTACAACCGGCTCGGCTCGCTCAACGAGGTGGGCGGCGAGCCAGCCCGGTTCGGCTGGGCGCCGGAGCGCCTTCACGCGTTCCTTGCCGAGCGCGGGCGGACGCAGCCGGGCGGGCTGTGCCCGCTCTCCACGCACGACACGAAGCGCAGCGAGGACGTCCGCGCGCGGCTGAACGTGCTGTCCGAGCTGCCCGAGGAGTGGGGCGCCGCCGTCGCCCGCTGGGCCGACCGGAACCGGCGGCACAAGGCCGAATCCGCCGACGCGGACCCCGCGCCGGACGCGAACGAGGAGTGGCTCCTCTACCAGACGCTCGTCGGCGCGTGGGACGGCCCGCCGACGCCCGAGTTCGTCGCGCGCATCCAGGCGTACATGAAAAAGGCGCTGGCCGAGGCGAAGGTCCACAGCAGTTGGATCAACCCCGACACCGACTACGAAGACGAGGTCGCCGGGTTCGTACAGAAGGTCCTGGACCCGGCGGTGTCCGGGGCGTTTCTCGCGGACCTCACGGCGTTCGCCGAGCGCGTGGCGGCGTTCGGGCGGGTGAACTCGCTCGCCCAGACGGTGATCCGGTGTACCGTGCCGGGGGTGCCAGACACCTACCAGGGCACCGAGCTGTGGGACCTCAGTCTGGTGGACCCCGACAACCGGCGGCCCGTGGACTACGACACCCGCGTGGCGCTACTGGCCGAAATCGACGCCGCCCGGCAGCGCCGCGCGGGCGCTGCCGGCTGGCCCTGGACCTGTCAAGCGGCCGAGCGACCCGCGGGCCAAGCTCCTGGCGACGGCCGGGGCGCTCCGCAGCCGGAAGGCGCACCCGCGCTCTTCGCGGACGGCGCGTACGTGCCGCTCACGGCCACCGGGGAACGCGCGAACCACGTGTTCGCGTTCGCCCGCGTGCTGGGGGATCAGGCGGCCGTCGTCGCGGTGCCGCGACTCGTCGCGAAGCTGGTCCCCGGCGCCGACCGGCCGCCGCTGGGGCGCAAAGTGTGGGGCGACACGATGGTCACGCTCCCGCCGGACATCCCGCACGGGCGGTACCGGAACGCCCTGACCGGCGAGCGGCTGAGTCTGTCGGACGACCCGATTGAGGCGGCGGAACTGTTCGGCGTGTTCCCGGTCGCGGTGTACGTTCGGGAGTAG
- a CDS encoding alpha-amylase family glycosyl hydrolase, with protein sequence MLRARPGSVHGYDIIDHDRLNPEIGTESDLAALAAALRARGMGLILDVVPNHMSVAGDNAWWADVLEHGPASPYADYFDIAWYDSPRDSMRGRLLLPVLGEPYGQVLEAGQLTLDFAHGRFVVRYWEAVFPLDPRTYARLLDPALARLRDAAGADAPETIELRSILTAIRHLPARDEADPGRWPRAGRVRRDPAAALRTRGRVGGGRGRDPRGGGAAVRHARRAGELRGGWTPCSKRRRTG encoded by the coding sequence CTGCTCCGCGCGCGGCCGGGCAGCGTCCACGGCTACGACATCATCGACCACGACCGGCTGAACCCGGAGATCGGGACTGAGTCCGACCTCGCGGCGCTCGCGGCCGCGCTGCGCGCCCGCGGGATGGGGCTGATCCTCGACGTCGTCCCGAACCACATGAGCGTGGCGGGCGACAACGCGTGGTGGGCGGACGTGCTGGAGCACGGCCCGGCGTCGCCGTACGCCGATTACTTCGACATCGCGTGGTACGACTCGCCGCGCGACTCCATGCGCGGCCGGTTGCTCCTGCCGGTCCTCGGCGAGCCCTACGGGCAGGTGCTCGAAGCGGGCCAACTGACACTCGACTTCGCGCACGGCCGGTTCGTGGTGCGGTACTGGGAGGCCGTGTTCCCGCTCGACCCGCGGACCTATGCGCGGCTCCTCGACCCCGCGCTCGCGCGGCTCCGCGACGCGGCCGGCGCGGACGCGCCGGAGACGATCGAGTTGCGGAGCATTCTTACGGCGATCCGGCACCTGCCGGCGCGCGACGAGGCCGACCCGGGGCGCTGGCCGAGGGCGGGCCGAGTGCGGCGTGATCCAGCGGCGGCTCTCCGAACTCGCGGGCGGGTCGGCGGGGGCCGCGGCCGCGATCCGCGAGGCGGTGGCGCAGCTGTCCGGCACGCCCGGCGCGCCGGCGAGCTTCGCGGCGGCTGGACGCCCTGCTCGAAGCGCAGGCGTACCGGTTGA
- the glgX gene encoding glycogen debranching protein GlgX — protein sequence MRVWPGRPYPLGATWDGAGVNFALFSENATAVDLCLFEGPALEERRVPLRERTDQVFHAYLPDVLPGQRYGFRVHGPYEPEKGHRFNAHKLLFDPYAKAVGRGLIWSDALFGYTVGHDDTTFDARDSSAFAPLGAVVDTAFTWGDDRAPARPWHETVIYELQVKGFTRFMPGVPERLRGTYAGLGSEAAVRHLRELNVTAVELLPVHYRIDDRHLMEKGLSNYWGYNTLGFFAPDPRFCSDPADPACATREFKTMVRALHAAGIEVILDVVYNHTAEGNQNGPTLSWRGVDNAGYYFLSPEAPRYYMDFTGCGNSPNMQHPRVLQLVMDSLRYWVQEMHVDGFRFDLAPTLARELAVVDKLGSFFDIIHQDPVLNRVKLIAEPWDIGPGGYMVGNFPVGWTEWNGEYRDAVRAFWAGREVPTDVLAHRLTGSGDLYERTGRRPYASINFVTCHDGYTLTDLVSYERKHNEANGEGNSDGHNDNRNWNGGHEGPTDDPKVTARRARQRRNMLATVLLSQGVPMLLAGDEIGHTQRGNNNAYCQDNDLTWLAWERADRDFLAFAHAVTRLRAEEPVLKRRTFFQGRPIRGEGVADVSWFKPNGHELTDHEWKLPHKSLGVRLAGDLIRETDEHGEPIVGDTLLVLMNADTRHVRFALPATNDDHEWELVLDTADDHKPHATVRGGEKYELADHALALFRTRSLRDPHADLTPLRAAALRKAVTGPRARRSAPGASRERPQQPAAGAGARRHARRHVPAPVPRRLHAARRARPRGVLRRARGHAPLRVPAAPRAAGQRPRLRHHRPRPAEPGDRD from the coding sequence ATGCGCGTGTGGCCGGGGCGTCCGTACCCGCTCGGGGCAACCTGGGACGGCGCGGGCGTGAACTTCGCCCTGTTCAGCGAGAACGCGACCGCCGTGGACCTGTGCCTGTTCGAAGGCCCTGCACTCGAGGAGCGGCGCGTCCCGCTGCGCGAGCGCACCGATCAGGTGTTCCACGCGTACCTGCCGGACGTGCTCCCCGGCCAGCGCTACGGCTTCCGCGTTCACGGCCCCTATGAGCCGGAGAAGGGCCACCGGTTCAACGCCCACAAGCTGCTGTTCGACCCGTACGCCAAGGCCGTGGGCCGCGGGCTGATCTGGTCCGACGCCCTGTTCGGCTACACCGTCGGGCACGACGACACCACGTTCGACGCCCGGGACAGTTCGGCGTTTGCGCCGCTCGGGGCCGTTGTCGATACCGCGTTCACCTGGGGCGACGACCGGGCGCCGGCCCGCCCCTGGCACGAGACCGTCATTTACGAGCTCCAGGTCAAGGGGTTCACCCGGTTCATGCCCGGCGTGCCCGAGCGCCTGCGCGGGACGTACGCGGGGCTCGGGTCGGAGGCGGCGGTCCGGCACCTGCGGGAGCTGAACGTCACCGCCGTCGAGCTGCTGCCGGTCCACTACCGGATCGACGACCGGCACCTGATGGAGAAGGGGCTGAGCAACTACTGGGGGTACAACACGCTGGGGTTCTTCGCGCCGGACCCGCGGTTCTGCTCCGACCCGGCCGACCCCGCGTGCGCCACCCGCGAGTTCAAAACGATGGTCCGCGCCCTGCACGCGGCCGGCATCGAGGTGATCCTGGACGTGGTGTACAACCACACCGCCGAGGGGAACCAGAACGGCCCGACGCTGTCCTGGCGCGGGGTGGACAACGCCGGCTACTACTTCCTCTCGCCCGAGGCCCCGCGCTACTACATGGACTTCACCGGGTGCGGGAACAGCCCGAACATGCAGCACCCGCGCGTGCTCCAGCTCGTCATGGACAGCCTGCGCTACTGGGTGCAGGAGATGCACGTGGACGGGTTCCGGTTCGACCTCGCGCCGACGCTCGCCCGCGAGCTGGCCGTGGTGGACAAGCTCGGCTCGTTCTTCGACATCATCCACCAGGACCCGGTGCTGAACCGGGTGAAGCTCATCGCCGAGCCGTGGGACATCGGCCCCGGCGGCTACATGGTCGGCAACTTCCCGGTGGGCTGGACCGAGTGGAACGGCGAGTACCGCGACGCGGTCCGCGCGTTCTGGGCCGGGCGCGAGGTGCCGACCGACGTGCTCGCGCACCGCTTAACCGGGTCCGGCGACCTGTACGAGCGGACCGGCCGGCGGCCCTACGCGAGCATCAACTTCGTCACCTGCCACGACGGCTACACGCTCACCGACCTCGTGAGCTACGAGCGGAAGCACAACGAGGCCAACGGCGAGGGGAACAGCGACGGGCACAACGACAACCGCAACTGGAACGGCGGGCACGAGGGGCCGACCGACGACCCCAAGGTGACCGCGCGGCGCGCCCGGCAGCGGCGGAACATGCTCGCCACGGTGCTGCTGAGCCAGGGCGTGCCGATGCTCCTCGCGGGCGACGAGATCGGCCACACCCAGCGCGGCAACAACAACGCGTACTGCCAGGACAACGACCTCACCTGGCTCGCCTGGGAGCGCGCCGACCGCGACTTCCTGGCGTTCGCGCACGCCGTCACGCGGCTGCGGGCCGAGGAGCCGGTGCTCAAGCGGCGGACGTTCTTCCAGGGGCGCCCGATCCGCGGGGAGGGCGTCGCGGACGTGTCGTGGTTCAAGCCGAACGGGCACGAGCTGACGGACCACGAGTGGAAGCTGCCGCACAAGTCGCTCGGGGTGCGGCTCGCCGGCGACCTGATCCGCGAGACCGACGAGCACGGCGAGCCGATCGTCGGCGACACGCTCCTGGTCCTGATGAACGCCGACACCCGGCACGTGCGGTTCGCCCTGCCGGCGACGAACGACGACCACGAGTGGGAGCTGGTGCTCGACACGGCCGACGACCACAAGCCGCACGCGACGGTGCGCGGTGGCGAGAAGTACGAGCTGGCGGACCACGCGCTCGCGCTGTTCCGCACCCGCTCGCTGCGCGACCCCCACGCGGACCTCACCCCGCTCCGGGCGGCCGCGCTGCGGAAGGCGGTCACCGGCCCGCGGGCGCGCCGCTCCGCACCGGGGGCCAGCCGTGAGCGACCCCAGCAGCCCGCCGCCGGTGCCGGCGCGCGCCGGCACGCCCGGCGCCACGTACCGGCTCCAGTTCCACGCCGGCTTCACGCTGCGCGACGCGCTCGCCCGCGTGGCGTACTTCGACGCGCTCGGGGTCACGCACCTTTACGCGTCCCCGCTGCTCCGCGCGCGGCCGGGCAGCGTCCACGGCTACGACATCATCGACCACGACCGGCTGAACCCGGAGATCGGGACTGA